In the Acetobacterium sp. KB-1 genome, CAAGAAAGATATGAAGAATTAAAAGAGGAAAAATTTAAATCTGTTTTCAAGAAGTTAGGGAAGAAAGAAAAAACTAAAATATTAATTAAACAATACTTTCCACATACAGTTAAAATATATAAAAGTCTGAGAAAGAAGTATCGACTTAAGTGACTAAAAAACCTGATGATTGTGTCGTTTGGCAAAAGTTGTGAATGGAAGTGGAGGAGTGAAGGTGACGCTACAAAAATTTAAGTCGGGACTATTGAAACTCGACGATATTATCCTTAAGGGAAGACTTAAAGCTTTTTACAGTCATCGCATCAAATATCGAGGGAAAGCATACGTTTTAACGCAGGATTTATATTTCCCGCCCCATAATACGGCAAATAAAGACATCCGTATGGGACCAGAGGGTGAATTATTGGCAGTTGGGGGCGATTGGGAGCCGGAACGAATCATTTTTGCGTATAAAAATGGCGTATATCCAGTTGTATTTAAGGACCAGCCGATTCTTTGGTGGACGGCAGAGAATCACTGTGTCATGTATCCGAAAGACATTCATATCCCTAAAAATATGCGGGCGCTTATCCGCCAGAATAAATTTAGATTAACCATTGACAAAGCTTTTTACGATGTTGTTAGTGCTTGCTCAGAAACGCGACAAAAATATACCTGGCTAACTCATGAACAGGTAGAAGCTTTTCATAAACTTCATGCGTTGGGATTTGCACATTCGGTTGAGGTCTGGCAAGATGAAAAACTGGTCGGTGGATTATTCGGAATTTCATTTGGGTCTTATTTTCATGGGGAGTCAATGTTTGCACGGGTGAGTCATACTTCAAAACTGGCTTATATTGCATTGTCTGTTCGGTTAGCAGAAATGAACTTTGCCATTATGGATTGTGGTATCTGGCCAACGGAACATATGAAAAGCCTGGGCGCCGTTGTTATTTCGCGGGATGAGTTTCT is a window encoding:
- the aat gene encoding leucyl/phenylalanyl-tRNA--protein transferase, whose translation is MTLQKFKSGLLKLDDIILKGRLKAFYSHRIKYRGKAYVLTQDLYFPPHNTANKDIRMGPEGELLAVGGDWEPERIIFAYKNGVYPVVFKDQPILWWTAENHCVMYPKDIHIPKNMRALIRQNKFRLTIDKAFYDVVSACSETRQKYTWLTHEQVEAFHKLHALGFAHSVEVWQDEKLVGGLFGISFGSYFHGESMFARVSHTSKLAYIALSVRLAEMNFAIMDCGIWPTEHMKSLGAVVISRDEFLEILDRSKDVPDVIEDWDHLLDNWDLNQAVQNHFDGLTSQREGV